The following are from one region of the Magallana gigas chromosome 4, xbMagGiga1.1, whole genome shotgun sequence genome:
- the LOC105345852 gene encoding fibrinogen alpha chain-like: MFDEGASCKLFLLFVLFACDTSAISLSSNFVYDGDVQYEDSNNTLSEVSMPPGQASTISCCINCLMNTSCKAVEICSTPSENKCRLSKGLTNTTGTAAGATCKRYKMKDKCGGEGYPGSNGNCIYDGCQSCDCVGVLTHASGVYGITIGGNSKLVYCSFENGLSWTVIQRREDGSENFNRTWTDYELGFGSPASEVWLGNKYTHQLTAE; the protein is encoded by the exons ATGTTTGACGAGGGTGCGTCTTGCAAATTATTCCTGCTGTTTGTTTTATTCGCTTGCGATACATCTGCAATTTCGCTATCGAGTAATTTTGTTTATGATGGTGACGTTCAGTATGAAGACAGCAATAACACTCTATCAGAAGTCTCTATGCCGCCCGGACAGGCATCAACCATCAGTTGTTGCATTAACTGTTTAATGAACACAAGTTGCAAGGCCGTAGAAATATGCTCAACTCCGTCAGAGAACAAATGTCGGCTGAGTAAGGGACTAACAAATACCACAGGGACTGCAGCTGGTGCGACGTGcaaacgatataaaatg AAAGACAAATGTGGAGGGGAGGGTTATCCTGGAAGTAACGGGAATTGTATATACG ATGGCTGCCAGTCCTGTGATTGTGTTGGGGTTCTCACGCATGCGTCAGGGGTGTACGGTATTACGATTGGTGGAAACAGCAAACTTGTTTACTGCTCTTTTGAAAACGGACTGTCATGGACA GTCATTCAAAGAAGGGAAGACGGATCAGAGAATTTCAACAGAACTTGGACAGACTATGAATTAGGATTTGGTTCCCCGGCATCAGAGGTCTGGCTAG GAAACAAGTACACCCATCAACTGACCGCTGAG